gaaACTAAGTTGTAGAGGTGAATATAATTGAGTATCATAAGCTAGGATGCTTTTAAGttcaagctattataaataacAATCATTGTCATTGACAACTTTGCCTAATAGTGTAATATGCATATAAGATtagaataaataagaaaaaaaatgttacaaatcagaaattaaaaaatatcacattTTATTTAGCTTTCTTACAATGAAATGAAACATATTGATGcaacaaaaacaatatattttatgaattttaataaaaatttcttcatagtTTTGATTGGTATGAAAGAAAtatcatgcaaaaaaaaaataaaaaataaaagaccgCCTTCTTTCTGCTTCACTTTTTTACCCACTCCTCgatttgctctctctctctgtgcaAACAAAGTACAAACCAACCATGGAAGCTGTGGGAGAGGCTCTTCTTTCTGCTGCCATCGGCCTGTTGTTTGACCAGTTGGCCTCCACTGAATTACTCGACTTTGCACGCCAACAATGGGTGTACTCTGATCTCAAGAAATATGAGATAGAATTGTCGGATATTCGTGAAGAGCTTAATGACGCGGAGGACAAGCAGATCACGGATCACTCTGTGAAAGAGTGGCTGGGCAATCTGAAAGATTTGGCTTATGATATGGAGGACATCTTGGACGAGTTCGCCTACGAAGCTTTGCAACGGGAGCTCACGGCCAAAGAAGCTGATCATCAAGGCAGGCCGAGCAAGGTACACAAGCTCATCTCCACTTGTCTTGGCATTTTCAATCCTACTGAGGTTATGCGttatattaaaatgaggtcCAAGGTGTGGGAAATCACTCGCCGCTTACAAGATATTTCGGCTCAAAAATCTGAGCTTCGTCTAGAAAAGGTGGCTGCGATAACCAACTTTGCTTGGGGAAGGCCAGTCACTGCATCTCTAGTCTATGAACCCACTAAAACCAATTTTTCTGTGGTTTCCATTGTGGCCATGGGTGGGATGGGCAAGACCACACTGGCAAGACTGGTGTACAATGACGATGAGACCATAACCaagcattttgataaaaaagcCTGGGTTTGTGTCTCAGATCAGTTCGATGCAGTGAGAATAACAAAGACGATTCTCAACTCGGTGACTAATTCTCAAAGCAGTGATTCACAAGACTTGcatcaaattcaagaaaatttgaggaaggaattgaagggaaaaaattTCTGATAGTTTTGGATGATTTGTGGAATGATGATTACTTTGAGTTGGACAGGCTATGCTCCCCTTTCTGGGTGGGAGCACAGGGAAGCAAAATTCTAGTCACAACTCGCAATAATGATGTTGCAAACAAGATGAGAGGACACAAGAACTTACATGAGCTCAAACAGTTACCTTATGATGATTGTTTGAAGATATTTCAAACACAAGCTTTTGAACATATGAATATCGATGAGCACCCAAATTTGGAATCAATTGGCAGGAGAATTGTAGACAAGTGTGGAGGTTCGCCCTTAGCAGCAAGAGCCCTTGGTGGCCTTTTGCACTCTGAACTACGTGGATGTGAATGGGAAAGAGTATTGTACAGCAAAGTATGGGATTTCACAGACAAGGAATGTGACATCATCCCTGCCTTGAGATTGAGCTACAATCATCTGTCGTCACATTTAAAGAGGTGTTTTACTTATTGCGCAATTTTTCCCCAGGATTATGAGTTTACAAAGCAAGGGTTAATCTTCATGTGGATGGCGGAGGGGttaattcaacaatcaaaaGATAATAGGAAAATTGAAGATCTTGGTGATAAGTATTTTGATGAGCTACTGTCAAGGTCATTTTTTGATCGTCGAGTAGCAATAGATCACGATTCGTGATGCATGACCTTGTCCATGCTCTAGCTAAATATGTTGCTGGAGATACATGCTTGCATTTGGATGATGAgttcaaaaataatttgcaaCATCTCATTCCTAAAAGTACTCGCCATTCATCATTTATTCGTGATGATTATGATacatttaaaagtttgaaaggtTTCATAAGAAGGAGCATTTGCGCACATTCATAGTTATATCAACACCAAGATTTATCGATACTCAATTCATCAGTAATAAGGTGCTTCGACAATTGATACCAAGATTAGGACACCTAAGGGTGCTCTCCTTGAGTGGTTACCGATAAATGAGATACcaaatgaatttggtaatttaaAACTTCTAAGGTATCTGAATTTGTCTAAAAGCAACATTAAATGTTTACCTGATTCAATAGGCGGTCTTTGCAATTTACAAACATTGATATTATCATGATGTAATCAGCTTACCAGGTTGCCTATTAGCATTGGGAATCTAATTAACCTTTGACATCTTGATGTTGAAGGTAGCAGTCGATTAAAAGAAATGCCTTCACAAAttgtcaaattaaaaaaattgcaaatattGTCTAATTTCATGGTGGACAAAAACAATGGTTTGAATATCAAAAAGTTGAGAGAAATGTCAAATCTTGGAGGTGAACTCCGTATTTcaaatttggaaaatgtggtgaATGTTCAAGATGTAAAGGATGCAGGTCTAAAATTAAAGGATAAACTTGAAAGATTGACACTAATGTTGAGTTTTGGTTTGGATGGTTCAGGGAATGAAATGGATCAAATGAATGTCCTTGACTATCTAAAACCTCCATCGAATTTGAATGAACCAGAATTTTTAGATATGGTGTCCAAAATTCCCATATTGGATAAAGAATGGCTCATTCTTTAAAATGGTGAATCTACGTCTCTTAGATGGCAAAAAGTGCACATCTTTACCACGCTTGGGGCAGTTATCATCTCTCAAACAGTTGTTGATTTCTGGAAATGGAGTAACAAATGTGGGTACAGAGTTTTATGGGAGACATGTTTTTCTGTAGAAAGTTTTTCCCATCACTAGAGTCTctatcttttgaaaatatgtcaGGATGGGAGTATTGGGAGGATTGGTCTTCCCCTACAAAGTCCTTATTCCCTTGCCTTCGTGAGCTTACAATTTTGTCTTGCCCTAAATTGATTAAGAAATTACCCACTTACCTACCTTCTTTAACAAAGCTCTTTGTTGGAACTGTCGAAAACTGGAGTTTACACTTCTAAGGCTACCATCTCTCAAGAAATTAACAGTCGATGAATGTAATGAGACGGTCTTGAGAAGTGGAATTGAACTCACCTCACTCACTGAGTTAAGAGTTTCTGGGATTTTAGAGCTTATCAAATTGCAACAAGGATTTGTGCGGTCATTGGGAGGGCTTCAGGCTTTGAAATTCTCAGAATGTGAAGAACTCACGTGTTTGTGGGAGGATGGGTTTGAATCGGAAAGCCTTCATTGCCATCAACTTGTACCATCGGGATGCAATCTTCGTTCTTTGAAAATAAGTAGCTGTGATAAACTGGAGAGGCTTCCAAATGGATGGCAGAGTCTAACATGCCTGGAAGAATTGAAAATCAAGTATTGTCCAAAACTGGTGTCATTTCCAGAGGTAGGTTTCCCACCAAAGCTGAGAAGTCTTATTCTTCGAAATTGTGAAGGTCTCAAGTGTTTACCTGATGGGATGATGCGAAATAGTAACGGCAGCAGCAACTCATGCGTCCTTGAATCCTTGGAAATAACGCAGTGTTCATCTCTCATTTGCTTTCCAAAAGGGCAATTACCTACCACCCTTAAGAAACTAATCATAGGGGAGTGTGAAAATCTAATGTCTCTTCCAGAAGGAATGATGCACTGCAATTCCATCGCCACCACCAGCACCATGGACATGTGTGCCCTTGAATTCTTAAGTCTAAATATGTGTCCCTCTTTGATTGGTTTTCCGAGAGGTAGGTTACCCATCACTCTCAAGGAACTCTACATAAGTGATTGTGAAAAGCTGGAGTCTCTACCAGAGGGATTAATGCACTACGATTCCACAAATGTTGCTGCTCTTCAAAGCCTGGCTATCTCTCATTGTTCATCTCTCACATCCTTCCCAAGAGGCAAGTTTCCCTCCACCCTTAAGGGACTTAACATTTGGGATTGTGAACACCTCGAGTCAATTTCAGAGGAGATGTTTCACTCTACTAATAATTCATTTCAATCATTAAGCATCGGGAGGTATCCTAATCTCAGAGCCCTACCAAATTGCCTTTACAACCTCACAGATCTATATAttgcaaataataaaaatttgaaattattgcCTCTGATAAAAAACCTCACTTGTCTTACATCGTTTTTTATCTCTCACTGTGAGAATATCAAGA
The genomic region above belongs to Vitis riparia cultivar Riparia Gloire de Montpellier isolate 1030 unplaced genomic scaffold, EGFV_Vit.rip_1.0 scaffold762_pilon_pilon, whole genome shotgun sequence and contains:
- the LOC117910504 gene encoding putative disease resistance protein At3g14460, with product MMRNSNGSSNSCVLESLEITQCSSLICFPKGQLPTTLKKLIIGECENLMSLPEGMMHCNSIATTSTMDMCALEFLSLNMCPSLIGFPRGRLPITLKELYISDCEKLESLPEGLMHYDSTNVAALQSLAISHCSSLTSFPRGKFPSTLKGLNIWDCEHLESISEEMFHSTNNSFQSLSIGRYPNLRALPNCLYNLTDLYIANNKNLKLLPLIKNLTCLTSFFISHCENIKTPLSQWGLSRLTSLENLSIEGMFPYATSFSDDPHLIILPTTLTSLHISQIHNLESLASLSLQTLTSLRSLVIFNCPKLQWILPREGLVPDSLSELRIWGCPHLKQRYSEEEGHDWPKIADIPRVEIHD